From the Paenibacillus sp. FSL H8-0548 genome, one window contains:
- a CDS encoding NUDIX domain-containing protein yields the protein MKEISAGGVVFRRTEEGNLQIQLIQDRYGKVSLPKGKMEAGETIEQTALREIVEETGLEGVIIAPIDQIKYKYEHESHGTVDKEVHYYLVEAVGGSLQAQVEEIRGVDWFEPQEAWRRQKQSGYDNNHRIVAGAFQLLGLQTS from the coding sequence ATGAAGGAAATTTCAGCAGGCGGAGTCGTATTTCGTCGTACCGAGGAAGGCAATCTGCAAATTCAGCTCATTCAGGATCGTTATGGAAAAGTATCGTTGCCCAAAGGTAAAATGGAGGCTGGCGAAACGATTGAACAGACCGCTCTGCGAGAAATTGTCGAGGAGACTGGACTTGAAGGCGTGATCATTGCTCCCATAGATCAAATTAAATATAAATATGAGCATGAGTCGCATGGTACGGTAGATAAAGAGGTTCATTATTATTTGGTTGAGGCTGTCGGCGGCTCCCTGCAGGCTCAGGTGGAAGAGATACGCGGAGTAGATTGGTTTGAGCCGCAGGAGGCATGGAGGCGCCAGAAGCAATCCGGGTATGATAATAACCATCGTATTGTGGCCGGAGCCTTTCAGCTGCTTGGACTGCAAACGAGCTAA
- the mtaB gene encoding tRNA (N(6)-L-threonylcarbamoyladenosine(37)-C(2))-methylthiotransferase MtaB yields MPTVAFYTLGCKVNFYDTEAIWQLFKNEGYEQVDFESTADVYLVNTCTVTNTGDKKSRQIIRRAVRRNPDAVIAVTGCYAQTSPAEIMAIEGVDLVIGTQDREKIMSFVNQIQGDREPVNAVRNIMKTRDFEELDVPDFSERTRAFLKIQEGCNNFCTFCIIPWSRGLSRSRAPQSVLEQAKQLVASGYKEIVLTGIHTGGYGDDMENYNLTSLLWDLDKIEGLERIRISSIEASQIDDAMIDVLNRSSKMCRHLHIPLQAGEDSVLKRMRRKYTTAEFAAKIKRLQEAMPGVAITTDVIVGFPGETEEMFESGFRFMEEMKFAEMHVFPYSKRTGTPAARMDEQVDDEIKNERVHKLIDLSEKMQLAYAEQYVGQVLDVIPERDYKGAPGTGLVMGYTDNYIQVVFNGTEALIGKLCRVKITEAGVNECRAKLVRVLEDTPLPSSELDLHSFVLERPEAIRA; encoded by the coding sequence ATGCCAACAGTCGCATTTTATACGCTAGGCTGCAAAGTGAACTTCTATGATACAGAAGCAATATGGCAGCTATTCAAAAACGAAGGTTATGAGCAGGTTGATTTCGAATCAACTGCTGATGTCTACTTAGTTAATACTTGTACAGTAACGAATACAGGAGATAAGAAAAGCCGCCAAATCATTAGACGCGCCGTGCGGCGCAATCCAGACGCAGTAATTGCTGTTACAGGCTGTTACGCTCAGACGTCTCCAGCTGAAATTATGGCAATTGAAGGCGTTGACCTCGTTATTGGCACGCAGGACCGCGAAAAAATTATGAGTTTTGTCAATCAAATTCAAGGTGATCGCGAGCCGGTTAACGCCGTTCGCAATATTATGAAAACACGTGATTTCGAGGAGCTTGATGTTCCTGATTTCTCCGAGCGGACACGTGCATTCCTGAAAATCCAAGAGGGCTGCAACAACTTCTGTACCTTCTGCATCATTCCTTGGTCTCGCGGTTTATCACGCAGCCGTGCGCCGCAAAGCGTTCTTGAGCAGGCGAAGCAGCTTGTAGCCTCGGGGTACAAGGAGATTGTTCTAACAGGAATTCATACTGGCGGCTATGGCGATGATATGGAAAATTACAATCTAACCAGCTTGCTGTGGGATTTGGATAAAATTGAAGGTCTTGAGCGCATTCGCATCAGCTCCATTGAAGCAAGTCAAATAGACGATGCTATGATTGATGTGCTTAACCGTTCCAGCAAAATGTGCCGTCATTTGCACATACCGCTTCAAGCGGGTGAGGACTCTGTGTTGAAACGGATGCGTCGCAAATATACGACTGCAGAATTTGCTGCAAAAATTAAAAGGCTGCAAGAAGCTATGCCTGGCGTTGCGATCACGACAGATGTTATCGTCGGTTTCCCTGGTGAAACAGAGGAAATGTTCGAGAGCGGCTTCCGGTTTATGGAGGAAATGAAATTTGCAGAAATGCACGTCTTCCCATACTCCAAGCGGACAGGAACACCTGCTGCACGGATGGATGAACAAGTGGATGATGAGATTAAGAATGAGCGTGTGCACAAGCTGATCGACTTGTCTGAGAAAATGCAGCTCGCCTATGCGGAGCAATATGTAGGCCAGGTGCTGGATGTTATACCTGAGCGCGACTACAAGGGTGCGCCAGGCACTGGACTTGTTATGGGCTACACGGATAATTATATTCAAGTGGTATTCAATGGCACGGAAGCGTTGATCGGCAAGCTTTGCCGTGTCAAAATTACAGAAGCCGGCGTTAATGAATGCCGTGCCAAGCTGGTTCGCGTATTGGAGGACACACCATTGCCAAGCAGTGAGCTAGATCTGCATAGCTTCGTTTTGGAGCGTCCAGAAGCGATAAGAGCTTAG
- a CDS encoding RsmE family RNA methyltransferase translates to MQRYFVAAEQFSDNGIRLVGEDAHHAFRVMRTKPGDKFIVSDGQSRTALVAVIEASSTLVTAEIMEMLHADSEPGWAITIAQSLPKGDKMELVIQKGTEIGAYAFVPFQSERMVVQYDAKKEAKRIDRWSKIAKEAAEQAHRSRIPTLEAVHSWRELIQSIAAYDLVLFCYEREGHAAHGRGVRTAVQEWINSTDLIRAPKVLLIVGSEGGFTDREAAEAEAAGAVLVGLGRRILRTETAGIVGLTCLLYESGEMGGA, encoded by the coding sequence ATGCAGCGATATTTTGTAGCGGCGGAGCAGTTTAGTGACAACGGTATACGCTTAGTTGGCGAGGATGCGCATCATGCATTCCGTGTTATGCGTACGAAGCCAGGTGACAAGTTCATCGTTAGCGACGGTCAGTCGCGTACAGCGCTTGTTGCTGTTATTGAAGCTTCTTCTACGCTTGTTACAGCCGAAATAATGGAGATGTTACATGCAGATAGCGAGCCTGGCTGGGCAATCACTATCGCACAAAGCTTGCCTAAGGGTGACAAGATGGAGCTGGTCATTCAGAAAGGGACGGAGATCGGTGCCTATGCGTTTGTTCCTTTTCAATCTGAGCGTATGGTTGTGCAGTACGATGCGAAGAAGGAAGCAAAGCGAATCGATCGCTGGAGCAAAATAGCGAAGGAAGCAGCGGAACAGGCTCATCGCAGCCGCATACCGACACTAGAGGCGGTACATAGCTGGCGTGAGCTTATCCAATCCATAGCAGCTTATGATTTGGTATTGTTCTGCTACGAGCGTGAAGGGCATGCTGCTCATGGCAGAGGTGTTCGTACTGCAGTTCAGGAGTGGATCAACAGCACGGATTTAATCCGTGCGCCAAAGGTGCTTCTCATTGTTGGGTCCGAAGGTGGCTTTACAGACCGGGAAGCGGCTGAGGCGGAAGCAGCGGGTGCTGTTTTAGTTGGTCTGGGCAGAAGAATATTACGAACGGAAACAGCGGGAATCGTAGGATTAACCTGCTTATTATATGAATCCGGAGAAATGGGAGGAGCGTAA
- a CDS encoding site-2 protease family protein — translation MDLQSIIRVPLEDLPFVVLSLIIAFTVHEFAHAYSAYKFGDDTAYNAGRVTLNPRVHLDVLGTLLIIIAGFGWAKPVPVDRSKFNSPRLMSIIVTAVGPLSNLLMGIIAIFIYVVILTTGILDGASVGVDAAVHRFFDYFIYYNFLLFIFNLIPLPPLDGYRIISDLLPLKLRYKLDQNVQWGMLIFLLIVFIPPLREVTLDPILALGDQMKFNTFATVYQLFNS, via the coding sequence ATGGATCTGCAAAGCATCATTCGAGTACCGCTTGAGGATCTGCCTTTTGTTGTTCTTTCGCTGATTATTGCATTCACTGTGCATGAGTTCGCTCATGCTTACAGTGCTTATAAATTTGGCGATGACACAGCGTATAATGCTGGCCGTGTAACGCTGAATCCACGTGTGCATCTTGATGTGCTAGGCACTCTTCTTATTATAATTGCTGGCTTTGGATGGGCGAAGCCCGTACCAGTGGATCGCAGTAAATTCAACAGTCCAAGATTGATGAGCATAATTGTAACCGCAGTTGGACCGCTAAGTAATTTATTAATGGGCATCATTGCTATTTTTATTTATGTGGTCATATTGACAACAGGGATACTTGACGGCGCTTCCGTAGGCGTTGATGCCGCTGTGCATCGTTTTTTTGATTATTTCATCTATTATAATTTTTTATTGTTTATTTTTAATTTAATTCCGCTGCCTCCGCTTGACGGCTATCGCATCATTTCTGATTTGCTGCCGCTTAAGCTTCGCTATAAGCTGGATCAGAATGTGCAGTGGGGGATGCTGATCTTCCTGCTTATCGTGTTCATTCCGCCGCTCCGAGAGGTAACGCTGGATCCGATTCTAGCTTTAGGCGATCAAATGAAGTTTAATACCTTTGCCACTGTGTACCAATTATTCAATTCATAA
- the prmA gene encoding 50S ribosomal protein L11 methyltransferase gives MKWHEITIFTTEEAQEMISNFLHEAGAGGVSIEESGTLNKQRDTSFGQWYEHPLNDIPEGEAIIKGYFGEDTDMDALIETIRPRVEELREFDIDPGNVKYAAFVVDDEDWANAWKQYFKPLRITDTLTIKPTWEVYEPGPDERIIELDPGMAFGTGTHPTTSLCLETLELVIRGGEEVIDVGTGSGVLAIGACLLGAKSVLALDLDPIAVTSAKANVELNHLSEKVEVRLSDLLGVIKDDSADADHALSSSSVGITVPVDIVVANILAEIILLFVDDVYAALKPNGIYIASGVYKNKEEVVEEGLIRSGFEIVEKRRDEEWIAFVARKPQVG, from the coding sequence TTTGCATGAAGCGGGCGCGGGGGGCGTGTCCATTGAGGAGTCGGGCACACTCAACAAGCAGCGGGATACATCGTTTGGCCAATGGTACGAGCATCCCCTTAATGATATTCCTGAAGGTGAAGCTATCATCAAGGGCTATTTTGGAGAAGACACAGACATGGATGCTCTAATTGAAACGATCAGACCGCGTGTCGAGGAGCTTCGTGAATTTGATATTGATCCTGGAAACGTAAAATATGCTGCTTTTGTCGTAGATGATGAGGACTGGGCGAATGCTTGGAAGCAATATTTCAAGCCGCTTCGAATAACGGATACGTTAACGATAAAGCCTACTTGGGAAGTGTACGAGCCAGGTCCGGATGAGCGGATTATTGAGCTTGATCCCGGCATGGCATTTGGAACAGGGACACATCCAACTACATCGCTATGTCTGGAGACACTAGAATTAGTTATCCGCGGCGGTGAAGAAGTGATCGACGTTGGCACAGGCTCTGGCGTCCTTGCCATTGGCGCATGTCTATTGGGCGCAAAGAGCGTCCTAGCGCTAGATCTTGACCCTATCGCTGTAACCAGTGCAAAAGCTAATGTGGAGCTGAATCATCTATCAGAAAAAGTTGAGGTTAGACTTAGCGATTTACTCGGTGTAATCAAGGATGATTCAGCAGATGCTGACCATGCATTAAGCAGCAGCTCAGTAGGGATAACGGTTCCTGTGGACATCGTTGTTGCGAATATTTTGGCTGAAATTATTTTGCTCTTCGTTGATGACGTCTACGCAGCATTGAAGCCTAACGGTATCTACATAGCTTCGGGTGTGTATAAGAATAAAGAAGAAGTAGTGGAAGAAGGCTTAATTCGTTCTGGCTTTGAAATTGTTGAGAAGCGCCGCGATGAGGAATGGATTGCATTCGTAGCGAGAAAGCCGCAGGTGGGCTAA